The Denticeps clupeoides chromosome 16, fDenClu1.1, whole genome shotgun sequence DNA segment ttatttatttcaataatgTGAGCATTCTGGTGTCAGCAGTCAATTAAGCAGCACTGCTGGGTgctttacacaaacacagaggcaaAATAGTGTAAAAATTTGCAGGAATTGGGAGCAACAGGGGGCTCAGTGCATCAAATCAAACCATAGAAACACTGATATAACACAAAGTCACACATACAGAATGTGTCATTTgctatttaaaatgtgtgtgtcctaataaacatctcaatgattttttaagtagaaaaaaaatgatgattgCATAACTTAACTCACACTGTTAGGGCGTGTTTTTGGCTCCTTCTTTTAGACAGATTGTAGGACATAGTTTGTAGAAAGCTTGCAATCCTCTTAAAATAAGCTCAAATTTACAGATGACTTTGAATGGACCACCTGGTTCAATGTGGATCACCCTGGTGGCCGAGGAGACTACGAGCAACTGGAGGCCATTCGGTTTTACTATCGAGCACGCGTGTGCGAGGTTCCCCAGGCCTTGGAGGCTCGGACGACCGACTGGATCCCGGCGCACAGCACTGGGGAGAGGGTCCACCTGGACCCCAGCATCGGCTTCTGGTGCACCAATGATGAGCAGCTGCCAGGGCGCAAATGTTCCAACTACGCTGTGCGCTTCTTGTGTCCAGTCGGTCAGTGAATGAATCTATGCTAAACATTGTTAGATGACATATATTACAAACTAAGGTGactttattaaacatttacacttcttcaaaaagtacaaaaagtaAAAGAGGAGtttgaagggtttttttttttgcatggcctTCCAGCTTCCCCAGCTTCCAATAAAAACCTGTGACCCACTTCTTAACTTGTTTCATTTGACACTTTGTAGAAAAGAACCCGGTCCCCCAGGGAATCTGGGGTCAGTGGTCAGACTGGAGCCAGTGCACTGCAGAGTGTGGTCAGGCCGCGGTGCAGGTGCGCTCCAGAACCTGCAAATCCCACTTTCACCAGAGGGAGCAGCAGTGCAGCGGGCCAGCAGTGGAGGGCAGGCAATGCAAAGGGCCACCATGTCCAGGTGTGTTTTgatgaaatgtaatattaaatatttaaaaagggtTTAAAGATGAATGTTTTGCAGTAGCCTAGAAAGTTCCGTTCTTTTCCATGCTCTCCTCTTTTTCTGAGTATTATAACAAAATTACACAAGCGTGTACTGACTTGACCCTGGTGTGTTTCCACTTTGCAGAATGCCACCTACAGTGCATTATGGGTCGTGTGAATGCTGAGTGTGACGCCTGCATGTGTGAAGATCACACTGTTCTAGGTTCAGTCCGGAGTGCGGGTGGTCTTTCTGCACCTGGGACGGCTATCCTCCTTTACGGCCCACACCCAAAACTTCTCACCCTCACTGACCACAATGGCCACTTCCGCATCCCTGGCATCTGCCCTGATGGCAACAGCACTCTGATGGTGAAGCTGCAGAACCACAACCCCCAGACCGTCATTGTTCCCTACAGTAGAGACCGCACCAGTGTGATCCATGTCAAACTGGACAGAGCAAGTAAAGTGccccaaaaaatacatttttatactggAATGAATATAACGCTACATAATAAATGCCCTAATAACCAGTGACATAATTATGGTCTAGTTTATTGATGGtcactaataaaaaaacatgtcacaATAGCACAGTTCAGatcagggtaaaaaaaaaaattctgtgttggtgtgggtttcctcggggttctctggtttcctcccacctgCCAAAGGCATGCAGACTAGATGAATTGGCCatacatgtgagtgtgtgagtaaatgGTGTGTGCACAAGTCATGTCCCAGGATGGGTTCTGGCAGCCACAACCCTGCTTGTTgatagagagtgagtgagtagtAAATGTTGGCGGCGAGCTGAATATTTCCAAAAGatctaaataaaatgaaatacattaagCATTTTGTAGCATTTATAGTCACAATGCTTTCCAGTGTCTGATTGGGCACATTGGTGCCTGTTATTACAAAGTatgaaaatgtcattgttgtgtgcatgtctttCACCATATTTTCTATGTGCATTAGAGAAGCCTTATGTGGTGAAAAATCCTGAACACAAGATGAGACGAGCTGGCCAGACTGCCGCTTTCTGCTGTAAAGTGGCTGGTACCCCCGAACCAGATCAGTACCAGTGGTGAGAAATTAGATGAAGCAGAAGTTAGATGTTTATCTTCAGTATTAAGTGTAGCTCTTACGGTGTAGCGTTCTGTTAACCAGAACTGTGCATATCTCCAGGTATCACAATGGCACTCTCCTGGACAAGAAGTACTTAAATTATGATAGCACTCTGGTCCTGAGGAACCTGCAAAGGAGCCAGGCTGGGGAATATTACTGCAGGACCAGTAGCGAGGCTGGGACAGTCAAATCAAAGCCAGCCACGCTCACAGTCTTAGGTTTGTTAATAATAGCACACATTGGCAATAGCACACATTGTTGCTGTACCGTGCCGTGCAAACATCTTGAGattaaaaaattacttttctttcattttgaaaggTCAAGGTGAGGCTTCATGCAACCCAAAACCTGAGTCCCACTTGATCCGCTTGCCTCATGACTGCTTCCAAAATGACACCAACTCCTTCTACTTCAATGCTGGGAAATGCCCCACAAGCACCTGTGCCGGTCAACTTGATAATGGCATCAGGTGCAAGGACACTGTGGCTTACTGCTGCGGGGTGGCCAAAATGGAGGAGAAGCAGATTAACTGCCAGGGCTACCAGCTACCTCTCATGGTGGTCACGGAGTGTGGCTGCAAGAAGTGTGTAGACACCACGGCCGTTGTAAGGGGACGAGCGATTGCAGCAGACACTGGAGAGCCAATGAGATTCGGGCACATATTCATGAATGGGGTGAGAATCAGTCGAACAGGCTACAAGGGAACCTTCTCCGTTCAAGTGCCCAAAGACACAGAGAGGCTTGTCCTTACTTTTGTGGACAACATGCAGAAGTTCGTTAACACAACCAAGGTTCTTCCTTTCAACACAAAAGGGGGTGCTGTGTACCATGAGATCAAGCTGCTGAGGAAAAAACCTCCTGTGACTCTTCATTCATCCAAGTCCAACAAACTTGAACTTGGTGAGGTCTCTGGACAGGACCCCATTGCTGAGCTAGAGATTCCGCCCAACTCCTTCTACAGGGAAAATGGAGAGGTCTTTACAGGTAATGTGCAGGCCAGTGTCACATTCCTAGACCCGAGAGATGTGTccacagctgctgcagcacaaagcGATCTTAACTTTGTGGGAAACGAGGGTGACACTCTGCCCTTACGTACCTATGGCATGTTCTCAGTGGACTTCAGAGGTGAAGAGGCAGGCGAGTCTCTCAATGCTGGCAAGGTGAATGTGCGGCTGGACGCGGATCAGGTGAAGATGCCAGAACACCATCAGACCATGATGCTGTGGTCCCTGAACCCTGACACTGGCCTGTGGGAAGAGGAAGGGCACTTCCAGATGGAGAAGAAGCGAAGAGGCAAGCGTGAGGAGAGGACCTTTCTAATAGGCAACATGGAGATCAGGGAGAGGAGGCTGTTTAACCTGGACGTGCCGGAGAACCGCAGGTGTTATGTGAAGGTACGGGCGTTCCGCAGCGAGCGCTTTATGCCTAGTGAACAGGTGGAAGGGGTTGTGATCACCCTGATTAACATGGAGCCCACGCCTGGTTATTCCTCCAACCCGAGGTCCTGGGGACGATTTGACAGTGTCATCACTGGCTCCAACGGTGCATGTTTGCCTGCCTTTTGTGACGACCAGAGGGCAGACGCATATTCCGCATACGTCATGGGCAACCTGGGAGGAGAGGAGTTGGAGGCTGTGGCCTCTACTCCAAAACTAAATCCCAACATCATTGGAGTTCCTCAGCCATACCTCGGCAAGCTAAACTACAGACGATCTGACCATGAAAATCCACGGTTGAAGAAAACGGCCTTCAGCATTAATTTGGCCAAACCGAGTGTCAACACAGCGGAAGCCAATGGACCAATATACTCCTTTGACAACCTTAAGGAGTGTGAAGAGGCTCCTTTCAGTGCAGCTCATTTCCGCTTCTCCAGGGTAGAAGGAGATCGTTACGACTACAACACTGTTCCGTTCAACGAGGATGATCCCATGAGCTGGACAGAAGACTACCTCAGCTGGTGGCCCAAGCCAATGGAATATCGCGCTTGCTATGTTAAGGTGAAGATCAACAGTCCTCATGAGATTAACGTGCGTTCTCGCAACATGGGCGGCACGCACCCCAGGACCGTCGGGCAGTTGTACGGGATCCGCGATACCCGGAGCATTAGAGATACGGACCAGCCTTCGGTGTCGGCTGTGTGCCTAGAGTTCAAGTGTAGCGGCATGCTGTATGACCAAGACAGAGTTGACCGAACCTTGGTTAAAGTGATCCCCCAAGGTAGCTGCAAAAGGGACAGCGTGACACCCATGCTACAAGAATATCTGGTCAACCATCTGCCTCTAGCTGTCAATAATGACACCAATGAGTTCACCATGCTTGCTCCTCTCGACCCGCTCGGACACAACTATGGCATCTACACGGTGACCGACCAGGACCCAAGAACTGCGAAGGAGATCGCGCTGGGCCGCTGCTTTGATGGCACCTCCGATGGCACCTCCCGTGTCATGAAGAGCACGGAGGGAGTGGctctcactttcacttgtgGAGACCGTGAGGTGACGCGGCAGAGTGTCTTCCAAGTCCTGCAGAATTCTCCGGGCCAGGTAATGGCAGGCAGCAGCCAGGCAGGCAGAGGCAATAGGCGGCAAAGAGGTGGACCAGGAGCCCCCCGAAACAGCCGAAAAAGAAGCACTCGCCACCcagtcagaaacagccagaacaCTCGCAACCCGACCAGAAGGAACTAGACTATTGAGGTACACAGCAATCATCGAGAGGAACCGCAGGGTAACTGCACCATAACGTCGGGATGGGATGAGATATAGATCGTCGTTTTACTGTTGCCATCCATTTACAAATCAGGAATTAATACCATTATACTAAATATTTTACTTAGAAACTGGTCATTCCCAGGGAATATCCAGGAACGCATAACCTTGAACtatgtattttattctttttagtACTGTGATAAAATATGTACTACTtgaaattgtaaatattgtgatatttattACCTTCCAGCTCCTGAGACACCAAAAGGACAAGacaaaattaaaatgctttttgtaAACAGGTTGAAATCGGCTGAATTCCCATCCAAGGAAGACATTCCAAAATTCGTTTTTTGAATTgtttgatttttattaaattagatatttatataaaacattgCAGGTGTCAATCTCGGCGTCACTGATATCCAATTTAAAACGCTCTGTAAACAAACTGCTTCaagaattaaagaaaaaaaaaaaaaaaactacgatGTTCCATCCTACTGACAAAAGCCCATGATTTTGTTCAGCCATTAAGCCTGCTCCTCATTACACTTGATACAAGCCTGCAGAAGCTGACAGACTAGTTAGGAGAAAACCTGCTTAAATCCCCTAAAACACCCTTAGAAGTAGTCTTGATTCATAAGCACAAAGTTTATTTTCCTCTCATTactgcaaaaagaaaataaaagaaaaaaaaaactaggagcTTAACCCTCGGACAAATCATTGCCTCTGTAAGGCTATTCCAGAAAAAGATCCAGAAAATGGCCACAGGAATAATAACTGCAGATTTcggtaaatgctgaaaaacattaaagtacgtccctttttaaacacattgtttgtttccttttttgcaaCTGGTCATGTTCTTGTCTTCcagaaacatttgaaatacAGCCATGGTGAAGTACATCTGCAATTGGCAACCGAAGTTATAGATGCTACGTGCCCTTGGTACGGGGAAGAGAACATCCATAAAAGACAGAATACACATACTGAATAAAATCTTTTGCATAGAACTTCAAATTAGTTTCTATGTagctgcaaatatgaaaaagtaATACTTTTGTCAGCCATTTTTTTgtctaaaataaaacatgacttGAAAATGTAAGTTTCCTTAAAAATATTCAGGCAATGCTTATCAATTAAGCCCAGCCACTCTAAAGACACTTTGAAGCATTGAGGAATTAACTTCATAAAGCTTGTGTTAGAGGCTGGCTGACTCAAAAGTAGAAGGCAATTcaatatgtgtttatttttttttttctttctctcttgaCCAAAAGACAAGTTTGAGATAGCAGCTCCCTTTAAGGTCGCTCTGACCGCTGAAGCAAAGTAAAGGGTTGACTCATTGCTCAGATCCCCCAATGATGGCACTGGACTGCATGAGGACACACTTGTTGAGTGTTAATGGAACAGCGCAGTAGAGGCTCAGCCTTTGTCACATGAAGTCCTCGTAGTCTTGATCATAGCCACCTGCAAATCCTCCGTAATCATCCAGATCATCTTTCATCTTCGCTTTGAGGCCTCCACCTGCCAGGatgccctttttctttttctttgcctTGTTTTGCTGCAAAGTAAAGCACACGTACTCAGGGCTCAAGAAGGAAGAATCAGTCGTCTATATTTGAAAAGAAATTCTAACACAGTATTCTTACGCCCCTCTTTGGAAGGAAAGGGAACTACAGTttactaatgaaaaaaaaaaataattttcaggaaaaacaaaccttttcttgcttctgtttttcattaAGCAATACAGATAAGGAGTTGCTAATCTTCTTTAAGTCTTCTACctccactgtaaataaaagaaaaaggttgAGAAAACCACTTcagcacatttttaataaaacatttaaaaaaaaaaaaaaaaaaaaaaagtttaacccACACTTACAAGAAATACAAAGTTCCCGAAACAAGGACTCCAAGAAGCTAGAATAATGCACAGATTTCTCATACTGTGATATCTTTTCACGCAGCAGTTTCTCAAAGACATCAAAGTCCTCTTTGGAACTGGGATGCATGGAATCAAGTCCAGAAACACTTTTTGTGGCAGGAGTCTCAGTCTCAACACCTGCAATTGGACACACCCAATCAGCAAGCAGGAAATGATagcagtcattaaaaaaataaaccaaaaaaagcaaaagaaaacaggagaaaaaaaaaaaaaaaaaagtaaattcacTGGTTGTAATCAAAGTACTACAGAATTGATAAATTGACAAATCAACGTATTTACATTCATGTTCATAACTGaaagcaaatataaaatgtatatttatagaaCATCTgctcaaaagaacaaaaatgtgtaTACTTGGCATATCCAATTTTCCAACTGTGGAAAAACTTAATGAAAAGGGTATTAAAAAGGTCTAGCCTACATTCCATAAAGACAAACTTTTATGTTGCCAATAAAGAATTTACCAAAAGCTTCTCTGGCCAGGGCCATGTCTGCCTCCTCCTGAAGCATCTTGACTCGTAGTTTCTCAGCTGCCTCCTCTTCTGGTGTAAGTGTTGATTTTTCTTCTGCCTCCTGTTTGCATGACCGACATGTTGGGTAATgccattaaattattacaacaCGACCAAGGAATAAACCAGTCTCAGTGAAGTTAGTACAGTGCGATTGGGAGATGATGAGATGTTACACAGCATTGTAAATAATCAGTAAATACGAGGAGAGGTAAATAACGCTTACCTGTTTCTTCAGCTCCTCTTGCAGCTGCTTTTGTCGGTTTTCTTTTTCCTTGAtcttttcatttagttttttcttttctgaaactTTAACttcttcagttaaaaaaaaaagatatacatGCCGTTAGACAAGCCTTGCTCATCATaatccacacagacacaccaatGGTTTAACGGTCCcctgacttttaaaaaaaaaaataaaaatttttacttttatattgaTCTTATCGaccccctaatactgtatctgaagtctctttctgaaattcagcactgttgcagaattacagccactttgatccagtctcacaatgagatttcccaggacgcacgtTTTGgtgcctgtagctttaaattatgaggtggagagaggtgggacgaggagcagagcggcctatagaagctCGCGGAAATGACATCGACACCATTTACCAACCACAATGcctggcgcagacaggaagtcgtgtcacaTAAGGGGAGAAtgccagatccgaccatctgagctgctgctctcaaAACGgagaagcagaacgaccaaaacactttttacacccatcaccatctCTAGCCACTGCAGTACCATAGACGGGCTAGATGAACTCGTATtactgttaaataatctcacaaattggaattttcatgtcaggggacctttaaattgcTGAACAGCTGAATATTCACACCTGTTTTCTTCTCGTCATCCTTCTGttgttcctcctcctcatcatcccaGTTATCCTGAAGGAAAATCGAACAATGATCAACTATATAGAGGATGAACATTCTAAAgcaatattaataacatttgtGTGAAAAAGAATTTTTCCAAGAGAACAGCATTTTCTAGTCAGCAATCCTATTCATGACAGTGCAAGCAGTGGGGGACAAACAAGAAAGAGGTTGAAATGAGATGAATGCCGGCTGACTGGTTCTAGAAGCAAATAACCGCAATCCACAAACTAACAAACCACAAAGCAGCCTAACGCGGCCCGGCCATACTTCAATCTGAAGACATTAAACCCAAACTAACCCCCAGGTAACGTCGGCCAACACGACATCACCTCCCGGTCACTGTATCCTCACATATGGAGGAGGGGAATAGAGCCGTAAGACGCGTTTAAACACACGCTGATACCAGCACGGGAGAGAAAACGATGAACCAAGCTGCACTTGAATGAATATTCACCGCCTGCTCGGCCTGTCAGTGCGGCCGGGGGACAACGTGCTTGTTAGCGACTAGCATTAGCCTAGCCGCTAATGTTAGCCTAGCCGAGAGAGGGTGAGAATAACCCGCACCTTTCGGAACTTAGTTAACGTTCCCCGGGTTGCCAGGCCGCGGCGTCGCGGTCGGCCGAGAGTCGGGCTCACGGAGGGACGGTGGACTCGGTGAAGTTCTCGGTGGACTTCTAACCGGCTAACCGGTTTCAAGCGGGCGTAAGTTATCAGACATCGAAACTGTTCCCGGGTCACGTTACGATCGGCCAGCCGCGGTGAACCGGGAGATTCGAGCCGACTTTACTCGAGCGCTCAGACGGCTAGTTTACGGTTCtatttagttagttagttagccAGCCGGCTACCTTCACGtcctcctcttcgtcctcgCCTTCCCACTTGTCCTGCAGCGCCGCGGGTTTCTGGGCCGGTTCCGACAGCTCGAAGTTGTCAGCGTCTGTGGACGAACAAGGAGGCCCGGGCGGTAAAAATGAAACAGGCGACGTACGGCAGGCATTTTCCAGCAGTCGGGAAGCGTCTCAAGTTCCTTACCCCACGAGTCGGAGTCCGCCATCTTGGCCGTGCTGAGTTTTAGGCGGAGCTGCAGCCGCGTTGCGGGATGATACGGTGCGGCAGCGGGATATCGGTACGCGCCGGGCGGCAGAACATGCGCGCTTCGCCGGGGAGGAAGAGCGCCCCCCTGCGGCGGTGTCTCATACAAAATAACTTTCCAGCATTTTAAATTCATTGATGGGAAACTGACGTGaaataaatttgaataatattcaaatgttaAACAATATACAGAGTGCAATGTTCATTTTACAGCCGCTTCATTCATAAAATGATGATACTGGAACATCTAAGGATATTTAGGAGGAAAACAATGGGAAGAAAAGTtcctttattctttcattttccaGGCATTTCTTTAATGAAGTTCCAATAACACAGGTCTCTCTCTTATTAACACAAAGCCTTCCACAGCTCCAGCTGCAACTATATTTtacttctttttcattttattttgttagcATTTGGCAAAAtgctatttgttttattatttctttcactGCAACCATCAGAATAATTAATCAATCATAAATTACAAACAAACAATGATTATGTTCTGTGCTTGACATTGGGAAATGCACATGAGATAATCATGCAGTCAGAACATGTTACAATACTAGAAGAGTGAATTAACACAATGACACCTCAAAAGTAACACTGACAagttaaatattaaatagtGCACATTAAACATACAAATTATACTGGAAATATAGCCTTAATGTTAACTCAGGGACCAAAACCATATGAATTtattagtaaataaataaagagttcAAGCCAAAAGGGATCTTATCCATTCCGAGGTAAAATGTATAATGTAGATCTGCTTAAAAAAAGTTGTACAGCCGTGCAGAGTTCAGTTGCTCTACATTCAGCTGTGTTGTTGTATTGTAGGAGGGAGCCGGGTTTAAATGAGGGCACTAATGAGTGACAGTGTCACAGGGACACGATGTCAGACCACGGGCGCGTGGACGAGCAGCGTTGTcaacagcagcatcagcagttcTGTGGCGGGAGACAGAGGACAGGGAAGCACAGCTACACCCGATGACCTGCCtgctgacaaaacacacacacacacataccagagaaTGGTGAACACTTATCACCATAGCAACAGCATCAGCATGACAGTTCCTGCACATCTCCTGGCATGCTGTGAAGCACACACTAATTCAGTTTCATCCTTGATTAAGCATAAAGGCAGAGGAATGTTCAGCTCTGTCACTGTGTTCCTACCTAAATTTAGGCATGCATATatacaaacacatgcaaatttAGTCATGGTCAGCCCAAAACCCTTTTAATGCCATTgtcatttattgtcattttaagaTATACAGTCTCATTATATAGTAGAAGGGTCCAAACATCTGACAAAATCAACTGAATTTTAAAGAATGtcaacataaagaaaacatccattattgtttttttttttattaccaaaTTACTATTACTAAAAACCTGAACTTTCTGTAATAACTGTTCATGTTTAAAAGATCGTGTAACTTAAGTCAAGGGTATTAAATTGGAAATGAATGGGAAAAGTAGAAACTGGTTGTGGTAAATGTCACTACCTCTGAAATCAATGGGTTTGTTCTCCCAGGGGTTGAGAACCATTGCCAGAGCCGTCTGCTGCTCTATGgatagagcggaggactgtgtgtttgtcacaGCTACTGCCTGATCGTAGGAGAACATGCTGATCTGAACTGGTTTGAACACCACCTGTGGAAGGGGAGAAGGTCAGACCTATGCCGGAAACACACACCGCCCAGCGTTTACCCAAATCAAGTTCATCACTCACCGAGAACTTCTCAGGTGGAATGAGGGAAAAGGCGAGAGGAGTGATTCCCTCAATCTGCTCCTTCACCAATGATGACATTTCCATATCTGAAAGTCCCACTGTAGAGGGAAGAATCGGAATAAAATGGGATTTAGAAACATGTTCCATTACAATATTACTAAAACACTGATACTGATGTACAGACCCGCAAGTGTTCCGATCTCGAGGAAGACTTCTGTACTCCATGAGCTGACTGGCCCAAATGCTTCACTTTGGCTGAGAAGCCAAACCAGAGCCTGGCTCTGTTCTTCTGAGCATGACAACCTCAGCTGACCAAGCCACAGCACCGCCTTACTGCAGTTAGAACATCAGGTTAGGCCTGAATTATCAAACTAGTTATTATCGATTGGGGTAATTCATTCATGAAATGATTCTGACTAAATCTGACTGGACTGCTACCAGACAGTAACCTTAAACCAGCAGTGTCAGAGAAGGAGGTCAAAAGATTACAATATAAACCACGAAACTTGGACATTTCTTCCCTTGTTAGAGCTAAAATACTGatatgggtctttttttttacctgaactCCACAGCGCTGAGGTTACGCATGGCTTTGGCATCAATTCCGCAGATGATATACCCAAAAGCCACTAAAGTGCTTGAGTCCAGCTGACTCAGGCTTTGTTTGGTGGAATTCATTATGGTTAGGAACAACAGAGGCaactgataataaaaaaaaaaagagacggaATGTACAGAGGCAccaaaaatttacatttaagtcatAGCATTCAGAAGGGCTAAGAAGCCGAGGCTGTTCTAACCTGTTTGCTGTTCCAGCTACTAACTGCCCCCAGGGCGGCGATAGTGCTCCGCTCAGACAGCTGCAGCCTGACCAGCTCCTCCGTGGAGAGCTGCGGGGCCATTCGCCCCAACTGGCTGATCACAGAGGGAAAAAAGTTGGAAGCTGGACCATACACCTAGATATGTggcaaaaagaaacagaaacattaatttcttatactaaactcactcactatccataaagCCGGAGGAGTTTAAATTAGTTTAAATGTGTGTACCTCTTTGGTCTTCTGCAGGAGTGTCTGCAGCTGGAACACCATCAGGAAAGGGTCATTTCCCATGAGCTCCAGGCAGCTGCTGAAAGCGGCCCTGGACATGCTCTTCAGGCTGTCGATGCTCCAGGCAGCAGGCTGTGTCGCGTGCAGAGCCTCGCAGCTGGGAATCAGTGCTGTTGCAGAGGACCAAAGCGGCAATGTTTTTCTGTGATCAGTCTATGTACAGTGATGTTTCTGGGTGAATTAGAAAGATGGGCTCACATGTGAATCTGCCCACCCTGAGGAAACCCAGGAAATACTGCAGGACAAACTGCTGCTTTTCAAACAGACTCTGGCGCTCTGCAGCACTCCTGCCCTGCACGCAGAGGGCGCCGATCTCCCCGTGCTGCCACTGCCGCTGACTAATGAACAGCCTCTCTATACGCTCCTGGGTCATCAGGTTCTGAAGATCAATCAGAGAGAGGGAAGAAGCACAACACAAGGAAAAGAAATTCCATATTACTGATCATCTCCAATTCCCTAATTCGTCAATGGCTACTGCCCAGTTCTTCAGTTGAATGGTGTGAGGTGGAACATGGTAAGAAGTCAGCTGAGGAAGGCTGGTGCCCTCCAGGTCCAGGTTTGGTGGTCCCTGTTCTACTGGATCCATTTATATTTAGGGTCTAAACTAGCAAATAGAGAATTTACCAgaattaatcataattaatgtggGCATGTATCATATTTAATGCTTTGGCTTATAAACCCACTGTATCCTCTGTACTTTTCCACTACTGCAGCCTGTCTGTTTTACTTTGTACACATTGTTACAACTATTTTGCACCAGTATATGTAACTGCaggcaaatatatataaatagctTAAAGGGGTATTTATCCAGTGACAAGATGATGTACCCCTGAAGGTACTGTGCTGTACATTATTGACAGGTGTGTATACATGTCTTCTTGTATACACATATCTGGGCTCAGGCAGCAGTAATGATTGGAGAGAGCACTGACCACATACCGCAGGGATCTGCTGGATGGCATCTTTCGACAGGAAGAACAAAAACCTGTCCACCTGAATCAGAGTCTCGGTGGTCCAGTTCTGCACAGAGCTGATGgagcatgaaaaaagaaaaatagtcAAGCACAAATGATCATACAGTAAATATTGTATAATCACTTCATTGTCACCATTTATGTCTGTATTTGAATTAAGCTGTGCACAAACAAGACAGTTCATGACTGTCTTAAGTATACACACTACATCCTCTTctgatttaaatgtatataaacaaTTAATGCATGTACAACTGACTAGTTACAGTGTAAGAAGTCATTTTGTTACGTTaaaaccttattccaaaatctgctaaattaattttttttctgagaattctgcaaacacaaaaaaaataatatgtgcataagtattcacagtcttTACCATGAAGCGCAAaactgatttggaaaggcacacgtCTGTCTATTTAAGGTCACACAGTTGCCAGTTCATGccag contains these protein-coding regions:
- the cilp gene encoding cartilage intermediate layer protein 1 translates to MGCLSAWALALLLGLTSTSAQDDFEWTTWFNVDHPGGRGDYEQLEAIRFYYRARVCEVPQALEARTTDWIPAHSTGERVHLDPSIGFWCTNDEQLPGRKCSNYAVRFLCPVEKNPVPQGIWGQWSDWSQCTAECGQAAVQVRSRTCKSHFHQREQQCSGPAVEGRQCKGPPCPECHLQCIMGRVNAECDACMCEDHTVLGSVRSAGGLSAPGTAILLYGPHPKLLTLTDHNGHFRIPGICPDGNSTLMVKLQNHNPQTVIVPYSRDRTSVIHVKLDRAKKPYVVKNPEHKMRRAGQTAAFCCKVAGTPEPDQYQWYHNGTLLDKKYLNYDSTLVLRNLQRSQAGEYYCRTSSEAGTVKSKPATLTVLGQGEASCNPKPESHLIRLPHDCFQNDTNSFYFNAGKCPTSTCAGQLDNGIRCKDTVAYCCGVAKMEEKQINCQGYQLPLMVVTECGCKKCVDTTAVVRGRAIAADTGEPMRFGHIFMNGVRISRTGYKGTFSVQVPKDTERLVLTFVDNMQKFVNTTKVLPFNTKGGAVYHEIKLLRKKPPVTLHSSKSNKLELGEVSGQDPIAELEIPPNSFYRENGEVFTGNVQASVTFLDPRDVSTAAAAQSDLNFVGNEGDTLPLRTYGMFSVDFRGEEAGESLNAGKVNVRLDADQVKMPEHHQTMMLWSLNPDTGLWEEEGHFQMEKKRRGKREERTFLIGNMEIRERRLFNLDVPENRRCYVKVRAFRSERFMPSEQVEGVVITLINMEPTPGYSSNPRSWGRFDSVITGSNGACLPAFCDDQRADAYSAYVMGNLGGEELEAVASTPKLNPNIIGVPQPYLGKLNYRRSDHENPRLKKTAFSINLAKPSVNTAEANGPIYSFDNLKECEEAPFSAAHFRFSRVEGDRYDYNTVPFNEDDPMSWTEDYLSWWPKPMEYRACYVKVKINSPHEINVRSRNMGGTHPRTVGQLYGIRDTRSIRDTDQPSVSAVCLEFKCSGMLYDQDRVDRTLVKVIPQGSCKRDSVTPMLQEYLVNHLPLAVNNDTNEFTMLAPLDPLGHNYGIYTVTDQDPRTAKEIALGRCFDGTSDGTSRVMKSTEGVALTFTCGDREVTRQSVFQVLQNSPGQVMAGSSQAGRGNRRQRGGPGAPRNSRKRSTRHPVRNSQNTRNPTRRN
- the eif3jb gene encoding eukaryotic translation initiation factor 3 subunit J-B, coding for MADSDSWDADNFELSEPAQKPAALQDKWEGEDEEEDVKDNWDDEEEEQQKDDEKKTEVKVSEKKKLNEKIKEKENRQKQLQEELKKQEAEEKSTLTPEEEAAEKLRVKMLQEEADMALAREAFGVETETPATKSVSGLDSMHPSSKEDFDVFEKLLREKISQYEKSVHYSSFLESLFRELCISLEVEDLKKISNSLSVLLNEKQKQEKQNKAKKKKKGILAGGGLKAKMKDDLDDYGGFAGGYDQDYEDFM